The region TTAGAATAAGATTATCATCATTTAGCTCTAAATCTTTTATCTTGTTAGACAGTTGTATTTTATCGCTTTGAAATCCATCTGCCTCATTTCTTAAACCGTGTGGATCAATAAATGTTAAATATTGTTTGTCAGCTTGTTTGATCCATAAAATAAAATCTGGATAAAATCCACCGGAAGATTCAAAGTAAAAACCAAATCCTTTTCTGCTTTGATTTCTCAATAGATATAATTCCTTATCCTCAAAAAAATCTTTATTCTCTTCAATATAAGTTCTCAAATCTTGAATAAAAGTTCTTTCACCTTTATTCAATCCTTTTGGTCTAATTGAAGTAATTAATTTCTTCCTGTTGATTGCAAGTGTCTGATTATCCTCATCATCTAATAACGGCTGGTATAAATGTTCCTCAAGCCAAGTGTTATTAATAACTGTATTGTTTTTAAGATTTATCGGATATGCCGGTTCAGTGCTATTTATAATTTGCTCAATATCATTAAGAATTTGTTCGATGTTGTGCAGCGGGTTTCCTTCATCGTCAGTTTCTATCAATTCAACAACATAATCAATTCCAGCTAAATTTGGGTGGTTACTGCTTAGTGGCACCGTTTCTAAATGTTGGCCTTCGTACACATTTAATTTTCTGTTAAAGAATAATGTTATGTATTGTTCAAAAATTAGAAGCACAACTTTATTCACTTTTTTAATATCTTCATAACTTTTAACAGCAAGCACATCATCAGTGTATAGTTCAAAATCTATTTCATTCAACAATCCCGGTAATTCAGTTTTTTCTATTCTTAGATTATTAAATCTTTTCTCTCTTTTAAATTTTAATAGACTTAAATAAATATCGTCCCATTTGATATACTTTTTTATTTTATCTTCTATTGCAGTGGTTTTTAATCTATCTGCACTATCATTACTTTGTCCTTCTGCAGTTACCAATAGTCTTTTAGTACTTAGGTCAATAATCACCTTTATGTTTTTATTTACCTCAATCTTCACTTCTTCAGTTTGATTAAATGGAGTAATATTATCTTTCTTTTTTAGGCTGGTTAATCCAAGGTTACTTAAATTTTCCTTTGGCACAATTCTAAATATTTTCTCACTCTTTCTTACTTTAACACCTTCCTGGCTCAAATCATCTCTGAATTTTTTCATATAATCAGCATTCAATCCGAATATATTCAGCGTCTCAACAATATCAATATTTTGATATTCATTTCGCTCACTTCTTTTAAGCGAATGATTTTTACCCCTTAAACGCACTCCTCTTCCAAATAACTGTATTATTTGAGCTCCCTCTGCACGCCCAAAATTAATTAGTCCAATTGATGAAACCCTATAGCTGTTCCATCCCTCAATAAATTTCCTCGCACCAATTAATAAGTTTATAGGCTTTTCTTTATTTGCGGATATTGTATCAAATAAAGGCTCTGTCAGCTTATCTTGTTCAAAAGTAAATTCATTCTCCAGACTTGTCTTAAAAGTAGATACATCACCAATATTTATTAAACCAAAATAATTTTCACTTCCTTTTAGTCTTAGTGCAATTTCCCCATCAGCTTTTGAAATTACCCATAATATAAGTTGGTCTGGTTCAACAGCATTAAATACTTCTTTTATTATAAATCTGTATACCCTTTCTGAATCATTCAATCGTTCTTTTATGTAAATCAATTTTGTATAATAATCTTCTTTATATATTCCTTCATTTGAGAATATATTTTGAATATATCTTTTGTATTTGCTCCCGTTATCAAGAAAATCTTTAATAAACTCCAATAATATTTTAACATCACTAACTGTTACAGTATTGTCTTCTTTCTCGCTTTTACTCGTTGCTTTTGGATTCACCGTATGCCCGATAAAAATTAGCAGCGGATTTTCAATATTGTATTCCTCAATTTCATTCTTATTATTTTTATAAAACAAAACTTGCTGCACAAATAGGAGTAAATTCAGAAGAAGATAATTTTGCTTTCCTTCATTATTCTCAATGTATCTGTTATCGCTTATATTATGAATCCAATAGTCCTTTCCGTAGCCATCTCTGTGAAATTTACCATACGAATAATCAAATATTATATTTTTTGCGTATTCATCTTGAAGCGAACCGCTTATTTGTCCAAACGTTGCACTGTATTCAAAGGTAAAACCATTAAATCCGATTTTTTCTCTTAAAAATCTCCAAACGCTTTCATCTTCACCCGATGAGCCTTTATGTCCTTCATCTACAAAAAGAGCATTGCTTTGTTCAAATTCATCAACTCCGATTGTTACTCCTTCACCTTTTTTTGATTCTCTTATCTTATGAATATCAATTACTTTAACCTGGTCACCCATTTTATTATTTAAGTAATAGTCAGCTTCAATAGAATCGGTGGCTAAATCTTCCAAGTGCTGTTTGCTCATCATTTCACTGGGTGTAAGCAAAATATAATTATTTGCATTTGTCCCGTAGTAATTGCTGTAGTGTTTGTATTGAAGAATATTGAAATGAAGTATAAATGTTTTCCCGGAACCCGTTGCATTCCAGTATGAAAGTTTATTTAATTCTTCTGTTTGATAATGCGGTAAGTCTAAACGCCGCGAGTTATTATATCCGTGTAAATACTGATTCAGCTTATCACAGAATTCATATTTATCATTAAAATAATTATCCAAATAATATTCAGTAAATATTAGCGAGAAATACTGAAAATACTTTAAACTTATTTTTCTTTCACGGCTTCTGTTAATAACTGCCAAATGCTTTATAATATTATCTTCATATCCTTTCAGTTTCAGCAGCCCAAATTGTAAAGTTTCGCGACTAAGCATCTGGTAAAAAATTGAATTTCCCGGAACATCATAACCAAGTTCATAATCCTTATATTTATTCCTCAAGTCATCAAAACTTGAAA is a window of Ignavibacterium sp. DNA encoding:
- a CDS encoding DEAD/DEAH box helicase family protein, translating into MLTNKTVLFHFLLEQFGFSSFDDLRNKYKDYELGYDVPGNSIFYQMLSRETLQFGLLKLKGYEDNIIKHLAVINRSRERKISLKYFQYFSLIFTEYYLDNYFNDKYEFCDKLNQYLHGYNNSRRLDLPHYQTEELNKLSYWNATGSGKTFILHFNILQYKHYSNYYGTNANNYILLTPSEMMSKQHLEDLATDSIEADYYLNNKMGDQVKVIDIHKIRESKKGEGVTIGVDEFEQSNALFVDEGHKGSSGEDESVWRFLREKIGFNGFTFEYSATFGQISGSLQDEYAKNIIFDYSYGKFHRDGYGKDYWIHNISDNRYIENNEGKQNYLLLNLLLFVQQVLFYKNNKNEIEEYNIENPLLIFIGHTVNPKATSKSEKEDNTVTVSDVKILLEFIKDFLDNGSKYKRYIQNIFSNEGIYKEDYYTKLIYIKERLNDSERVYRFIIKEVFNAVEPDQLILWVISKADGEIALRLKGSENYFGLINIGDVSTFKTSLENEFTFEQDKLTEPLFDTISANKEKPINLLIGARKFIEGWNSYRVSSIGLINFGRAEGAQIIQLFGRGVRLRGKNHSLKRSERNEYQNIDIVETLNIFGLNADYMKKFRDDLSQEGVKVRKSEKIFRIVPKENLSNLGLTSLKKKDNITPFNQTEEVKIEVNKNIKVIIDLSTKRLLVTAEGQSNDSADRLKTTAIEDKIKKYIKWDDIYLSLLKFKREKRFNNLRIEKTELPGLLNEIDFELYTDDVLAVKSYEDIKKVNKVVLLIFEQYITLFFNRKLNVYEGQHLETVPLSSNHPNLAGIDYVVELIETDDEGNPLHNIEQILNDIEQIINSTEPAYPINLKNNTVINNTWLEEHLYQPLLDDEDNQTLAINRKKLITSIRPKGLNKGERTFIQDLRTYIEENKDFFEDKELYLLRNQSRKGFGFYFESSGGFYPDFILWIKQADKQYLTFIDPHGLRNEADGFQSDKIQLSNKIKDLELNDDNLILNSFILSVTPLHQIAHFRNSEEAEQFNVLQIGSTDYIEKIINKIVS